In Nitrosomonas stercoris, the genomic stretch AGCAGCAGCCGGAGCACTCAGCTGATTCTACATTTCGGCATTCAGTCGGGCGGCTGTTGCTTGGGCTGGGGCTTATCCTGATTGCTTTTAATCTGCGCCCTTTGTTTGCCAGCTTGTCAGTGCTGCTGCCAGATATGCTGAAGCAGCAAGTGTTGACTTCGGTGCAGGCGGGTTATTTAACTACTTTGCCGGTGTTATGTCTGGGTATTTTTGCACCATTGGCGCCTTGGTTATCGCAGCGAATTGGTAATAATCGGACGTTGTTGCTGATTATGCTGTTATTAACCGTGGGAACCGCTATGCGGGGAATGGGTTCGCTTTTTCCGTTGTTTTTTGGCTCGGCAGTGGCGGGGATGGCAATTGCTATTGGTAATGTGTTACTGCCAGCTATCGTGAAAAAGGAATTTCCGGGAGCGATTGCTTTGATGACCGGCTCGTATACCATGGCGTTGTGTGCAGGGGCAGCCGTAGCTGCAGCCGGTACATTGCCGCTGATACGGTGGCTAGAAACCAGCTGGGCGGATGGTTTGGCTTTGTGGGCACTGCCTGCTGGCGTGGTGTTGTTATTGTGGGCACCTTATGCAATGGCTACCAAATGTGAGCAAACCGGCAAACAATCGCATGTGGTGGGATTATGGCGGGATTCATTGGCCTGGCAGGTGACGTTTTTCATGGGGTTGCAATCTGCATTGGGCTACAGTGTATTTGGCTGGATTGTGCCTATTTTGCATGATCGAGGCTTGGGGGAAGTGCAAGCTGGGTTGATTTTGTCTTTTTCCATTGTGGTGCAATTGGTTGCTTGTTTTGTGCTGCCAGCGCTGGCAGTGCGTTGTAGCAATCAAAGCTGGATCAATGTTGCGCTGGCGTTGGCGGCAGCCTTAGGTTTTCTGGGTATGTTATTTGGTCCGTTGGAGTGGGTGTGGGAATTCAGCGTTTTGCAGGGAATTGGCCAGGGCGGATTATTTGCGCTGGCGTTGACGGTGATTGTGTTGCGCTCGGCTGATTCACGCATTGCTGCTCATTTATCCAGCATGGCACAAAGTGTTGGTTATACATTGGCAGCTTTTGGTCCGTTGTTAATTGGTGTGTTACATAGCTTGACCGGGGGCTTTGCTGCCAGTGGCTGGCTGTTTTCTGCATTGTGTTTGGGTGCGGCTATCAGTGGCTGGGGTGCCGGGCGCACCAAGCTGGTGCGTGCTACTTATGTGATGGATAATAAGTAGGGAAACCAGCATTGGTTTGCATTGATTTAACAAATTGTCTGTTGAGTTATTTGTGTAAATGGAAGGTGCATAAATAAGCTCTAGTTTGATTGACGTTTGCTTGGTTAATCGGTATAGTAAGCGACTTTTCCGGGGTGTAGCGTAGCCTGGTAGCGCGCCTGGTTTGGGACCAGGATGTCGGGAGTTCAAATCTCTCCACCCCGACCAATTTTTATCGTTGTAGATACGGGCCGACCGCCCGGCTTGAGTAGAAGTGCCCGTAGCTCAACCGGATAGAGCACCAGCCTTCTAAGCTGGGGGTTACAGGTTCGATTCCTGTCGGGCACGCCAGATAATCCGGCTTTGCTTCGATCAGAATATAGGTTGGCTTTCAGTTCGATGGTGGCTGTAGCTCAGTTGGTAGAGTCCCGGATTGTGATTCCGGTTGTCGTGGGTTCGAGTCCCATCAGCCACCCCATAGATTCATTCCTCATCTGCGTTTTGGTTACGTCGTTACGTTCCGAATACCACTTCCCATAGTTCATACACGGCTTGCCGTTCTGTTTGTAGATAATCATTTGTGACGCGCGCAAATTTTTGCGTTGTATCTTTAGTAGTCAGCATGGCACCTGTCGCTTCCGGAATACCACTTAAACGTAATTGATGTTGAGTGCGTCGTAGTTCACGATAGGCAGTTAGTGCCGCATTGGCTTTATTGCTGGGAATCAAACCCAGTTCTCCCGCCAGTTTAAGCAAGGCAATATTGCCGATGTTGCCGGTTAATTGAGGATAGCGATGAGCATGACCCAATACCAGATATTGCACAATAAATTCAACATCAATGATGCCGCCGTGATCGTGCTTGACGTCGAATAATGGGGTGGTGTTGGGATGAGCTTCCAGTATTTTGGCGCGCATGGTGAGAATTTCTTGCTTGAGATGAGCTAGATTACGTGCTTGGCAAAGAATATCTTTGCGCATTTGTTCAAATTTTTCACCAACGGCGTGATCACCCATTACGAAACGAGCGCGAGTGAGCGCCTGGTGTTCCCATACCCAGGCGTGCAACTGCTGATATTGGGTAAACGCTTCGATGGAATTGACTAACAAACCGCTAGCGCCATTAGGACGTAATCTCAAATCTGTTTCGTAGAGAATACCGGCGGAAGTATGGCTGGTTAACCAGGTATTAATGCTTTGAGCCAGTTTGGTGTATACCTCCATTGCTTCTGGGTGAGGGTCCTGATACAAGTAGACAATATCAAGATCAGAAACATAGCCTAATTCTTTGCCACCTAATTTACCGTAACCAATAATGGCAAATGTAGGCGTAGCGCGATGCTTTTTCTTCAACCCTTGCCAAGCTAGTTGCAATACTTTTTTCAGAATAAGGTCCGCTAGCGCTGTTAAGTGATCACTCAATGTTTCCAGCAGTAAATTGCCTTCCAAATCAATTGCCAGTAAACGAAATACTTGCGCATGCTGAAAATGCCGTAGCACATCTAGCTGCCATTCTGTGATTTGAGTTTTGGGAATATTGCTATGATGCAGCTGATGATGCAACTCGATTTCTAGTGCCGTCCAATCGGGCAGAGCATGCAGGCCGGCGGGTGCGAGTAATTCGTCCAGTAGGATGGGATGATTGCCCAGGTAATCGCTGGCCCATTGGCTACTGTTTACTAATTTGGCCACGCGCGACAAGGTTTGTGGATATTCTTGCAATAATGCAAGGTAGGCGGAATATTGACCAATTTTCTCAAACAATTGCAGCGCGCGTTCCAGCGTAATTTCCATGGTGGGAAACTGAGTAATGGTTTCCATTAAAGTAGGCATCAATTCCAGAATACGTTCTTGATTAGTCTGATTAAATGCCTGAAAAACAGCACTGTCATAAAATTGTTGTACACGAGCAGTGACTTTATCCGGGTCCAGATAACCCATGATTTTTAGTTGTTTACTGAAAATTTTGGTGGTTTCGTCGTCGTTGCTTTGCCCCGGTTTGATTTGAGTGAAGGAATCGGGTTTGAGTGCTTTACGGCGGGATGAAAATATTTGTTCAAAATGGCGAGTAACGTGTCGACGATGCTGATCAAGATGCTGCAGGAAGTCGCCGTAGTCGTTAAAACCCATGCTGTTTGCAATTAGCTGCTGATCATCAGTTTGGTGCGGCAGATTCTGTGTTTGCTGATCATCCACATATTGCAAGCGGTGCTCAAGTTTGCGCAGAAAGTGATAGGCAGCAATCAGTTCATCCACTGCTTGCCTGGGCAAAGGCTGCTTTTGTTTTAACCTTTGTAACACTCCCAGTGTGGGGCGAATACACAAATCAGCATCCCGCCCTCCGCGAATGAGCTGAAATACTTGGGCAATGAATTCAATTTCACGAATACCACCAGGGCCAAGTTTGATATTATTATGCAATTCACGCCTATCTACTTCCTTGCGCAATTGTGTGTGTAAACGGCGCATGGCTTCATAGGCCTCAAAATCCAGATATTTGCGAAAGACGAAAGGCCGTACAATCAATTCCATTAGCGCCGCTTCAGCAATAGACGAGCCAGTGATGACGCGACTTTTTATCCAGGCATGCCGTTCCCATTCTCGCCCTTGTGTGACAAAGTAATCCTCCAACATGGGTAAACTGATCGTCAGTGGGCTGTTTTCTCCATACGGACGTAAACGCATGTCCACGCGGAATACGTAGCCATCCACGGTGTAATCGTTAAGACTGGCAATCAGTTTTTGTCCGAGTTTGGTGAAAAATTTCTGGTTGGTGATAGATTTTTCGCCATTGGTGGTGCCATCTTCGGGATAAATAAAGATCAGATCAACATCGGAGGATACGTTAAGCTCCCCCCCGCCTAGCTTGCCCATGGCGATAATTAACAGTTGTTGCTCTGTGCTTGTTTTTTCTCCTATAGGTTGGCCAAAGCGGGCCGGATTGGTAAGTGCGGTGTGGAGAAACTGCAGTGCAAATTGAATGGTCGTATCAGCTAGCGCTGTCATGGTGAGCATGACTTCATTCAAATCCGCCAATTTAGCCAGATCACGAGTGGCCAGGCGTAGTATGACGCGTTTGCGTAGTTGTCGTAGCCGTTGGTGTAAATCCACTTCGCTGTTTAGGTTTTTCGGGGTTTGCTGCAAGAAAGTGAGCATGGCTTCCCGACTGAAGGGGAGGTGTAGTTGCTCCTGTAGTTTCAGACGAAGCTCAGGTTCGCTGTCCAGTGTTCGTTTCAGAAAGCGGCTGTAAGGCAGGATGCTGTCAATGAGTGCGGCAGCTGGTGAAATATCAAATGGCGTAGTCATATGGAAATTGCATCATGTAATAGAGCTGCAATGCGTTTTAATAAAGAAGTATATGGTGGTGATACCACACTCATTTGAGAACGAGTTCAGTTATTTATTTTATACAGTACATCACTTTTGCTGATGAATTGGACGGTGAGGTGGCTATCATGCTCATATTCAATTTGTCATAATGCACACTTGTGTAAATAAAGCCTTACAAGCGCTGATTTTGAGTTGATCCGGTTTATGTCGCAGCATTTTTCACGTTATTGCCTGTTTTGTCTGAGTTGGTCAGGCAAATTGCTTTTGGCAAGTGTCATATTTTTTTGTCTGGTATTGCTGATATTGCGCCATTGGATTTTGCCAGATATTGAAAAATATCATACTGATATTGTTGCAGCGATTACTCGAGTTGCAGAGCAACCGATACAAATAAAAACGCTTCGAGCCGATTGGCGAGGATTGCGCCCTCGGCTATCAATGCAAGGTGTCAGCATATACGATCAGCAGGCGCGTCTGGCGTTGGTTTTGCCGAGCATTGAAGGAGCTATTTCATGGCGTTCTCTACTGCATGGTGAGCTGATTTTTCACGACATTGTAATTGATCAGCCTGCGTTGGTTATGCGCCGTGATGCAGAAGGATTGCTGCATGTTGCAGGCATGACTTTAAGCGGTGAACAGCAGGAGAGTGGTTTTTTTGATTGGTTATTGCGTCAACGCCATTTATTGATCAAGCGTGCGTTCATTTTTTGGCAGGATGATTTGCGGCATAAGGCAATTCAATATTTTGAATCTGTTAACTTACGTTTGCAAAATAAAGAAGGAGGTGATCGCCATCAGTTTGGGTTGCGTGCCAAATCCTCCAGTCCATTGTTTTCAAAAATAGATGTGCGTGGAGATTTGACGGGTGATTCGTTACAAACGCTATCAACCTGGCAGGGCCGTATGTTTGCGCAGCTGCAGGATTTTGATCTGCAACATTGGCAAGAGTGGTTGATATTACCGACCGATGTGGTGCTTACACGAGGGCAGGGTAGCGTACGTGCCTGGATGGATATTGAGACAGGTGACATTGCAAGTTGGGTGGCAGATATGAATTTGCAAGCAGCCACGCTGCGTTTTGCCCAGCAGCCACCGTTATCTATTCGCCATTTGCGTGGCCGTAGCGGTTGGAACAGGAAGGAAGATGATACAGGTGTTGAGGAACAGTGGTTTGTACGCAATTTGCGTCTTGCACTAAATAAGCAGCCATCACAGCGGTCTTTTACGCCAATTACTGCAGCATGGCATGTTTACCATCGCAAAGATCACCAACCGGCGGAATATCGGTTACAGGTGGATCAACTCGATCTAGGTATGCTAACTCAATTGGCTGCATATTTGCCGTTAGCAAGCACGCAATATGATTTTCTAGCCAATTTGTCTCCGCGTGGACTTATCAAACATGCAGATTTTGAGTGGCAAGCGAATTGGGATAAAACTCCTGTTTTTAAAGCACGGGCGACTTTCAATGATTTTGCCGTGCAATCATTTGGTGCATACCCAGCAATTGAAGGGGCCAGCGGTGTTGTTAGCATCACAGAAAAAGGAGGTTCTGTATTTTTATCCTCAAATGGAATGACGTTATATGATGCGCCCCAGCTTACAGAAAAGTTAGTTTTTCATATGTTGGTTGGGCGGGTGGATTGGATAAATGCGCATGCTGACGCAGCTTTTCAACTGAGGCTTAATCATGTTGTTTTTGCAAGTAATGTTGGCAATGGTGCGTTGCAAGGGCACTATGCCTTAAAACAAGATTCGCCGGCTCAAATTGATTTGACTGGACGTTTATCGCAGGCAGATTTGCCATTGCTGAGTCAGTATGCCAATCAATTGTTTGAAAATTCTACCACTCAAAAAATAAGCGAAACGCTGCTTGTTGGCCGGTTGCGCGATACAGAATTTCGGCTGCAGGGTGAGCTGGAGCATCACTCTGATAACGATAATTTGTCCATTCATATTGAAACAGATATTGATCAGACTGCCATCAGAATCTCGGATGATTGGCCAGTTGTGACGGATGTTGCTGGGCATATTTCAGTGCAAAACGAAATTTTCGGAGTGGATCTTGCTTCAGCAAAGGTTGCGGGTCTGAATTTCCAGATGCTATCGCTGCAAACCAATAATTTATATGCAGAGCAACCTGAAATCAAGATCAAAGGGTTAGCGCATAGTGATGGAAAAGAGGTGATGCACCTGTTGCGCAAGGTGGATATCAATCCACATACAAATGAATTTCTGAATCAGACTAAACTGTTTGGGCAAGGGCATTTGCAGTTTGATACTGCTTTGCTATTGACTGCGGAAGGATTATCGGTTGCAAATTTGCAGGGAGCGTATCAGTTCATAAATAACCGCATTGATTTTGATCCTTACGTTCCGGATTTTTATCAGCTCAATGGCACATTGGCA encodes the following:
- a CDS encoding putative transporter YycB is translated as MVTKYEQQPEHSADSTFRHSVGRLLLGLGLILIAFNLRPLFASLSVLLPDMLKQQVLTSVQAGYLTTLPVLCLGIFAPLAPWLSQRIGNNRTLLLIMLLLTVGTAMRGMGSLFPLFFGSAVAGMAIAIGNVLLPAIVKKEFPGAIALMTGSYTMALCAGAAVAAAGTLPLIRWLETSWADGLALWALPAGVVLLLWAPYAMATKCEQTGKQSHVVGLWRDSLAWQVTFFMGLQSALGYSVFGWIVPILHDRGLGEVQAGLILSFSIVVQLVACFVLPALAVRCSNQSWINVALALAAALGFLGMLFGPLEWVWEFSVLQGIGQGGLFALALTVIVLRSADSRIAAHLSSMAQSVGYTLAAFGPLLIGVLHSLTGGFAASGWLFSALCLGAAISGWGAGRTKLVRATYVMDNK
- a CDS encoding bifunctional glutamine synthetase, translating into MTTPFDISPAAALIDSILPYSRFLKRTLDSEPELRLKLQEQLHLPFSREAMLTFLQQTPKNLNSEVDLHQRLRQLRKRVILRLATRDLAKLADLNEVMLTMTALADTTIQFALQFLHTALTNPARFGQPIGEKTSTEQQLLIIAMGKLGGGELNVSSDVDLIFIYPEDGTTNGEKSITNQKFFTKLGQKLIASLNDYTVDGYVFRVDMRLRPYGENSPLTISLPMLEDYFVTQGREWERHAWIKSRVITGSSIAEAALMELIVRPFVFRKYLDFEAYEAMRRLHTQLRKEVDRRELHNNIKLGPGGIREIEFIAQVFQLIRGGRDADLCIRPTLGVLQRLKQKQPLPRQAVDELIAAYHFLRKLEHRLQYVDDQQTQNLPHQTDDQQLIANSMGFNDYGDFLQHLDQHRRHVTRHFEQIFSSRRKALKPDSFTQIKPGQSNDDETTKIFSKQLKIMGYLDPDKVTARVQQFYDSAVFQAFNQTNQERILELMPTLMETITQFPTMEITLERALQLFEKIGQYSAYLALLQEYPQTLSRVAKLVNSSQWASDYLGNHPILLDELLAPAGLHALPDWTALEIELHHQLHHSNIPKTQITEWQLDVLRHFQHAQVFRLLAIDLEGNLLLETLSDHLTALADLILKKVLQLAWQGLKKKHRATPTFAIIGYGKLGGKELGYVSDLDIVYLYQDPHPEAMEVYTKLAQSINTWLTSHTSAGILYETDLRLRPNGASGLLVNSIEAFTQYQQLHAWVWEHQALTRARFVMGDHAVGEKFEQMRKDILCQARNLAHLKQEILTMRAKILEAHPNTTPLFDVKHDHGGIIDVEFIVQYLVLGHAHRYPQLTGNIGNIALLKLAGELGLIPSNKANAALTAYRELRRTQHQLRLSGIPEATGAMLTTKDTTQKFARVTNDYLQTERQAVYELWEVVFGT